In the Carassius gibelio isolate Cgi1373 ecotype wild population from Czech Republic chromosome B24, carGib1.2-hapl.c, whole genome shotgun sequence genome, one interval contains:
- the zfhx2 gene encoding zinc finger homeobox protein 4 isoform X2: MWLCPLCQESQPDRENLSLHLTGKHSVLPACLDKLLDIAAPKHRSIAEEEESKAQNDADDASQLKHLEYTKSPSMASQNETESTDAGDKGGSSQEKELDEEMEGGRNAESDAVGLELDQDDAEQAIKTSEASVSNGRSICKNSVASEGDNRPFKCNACLESFPTRTALSVHYNSTTHIQRMRTGTLKDSESTPFLARPYISNKPYQCAVCRVSYNHAITLESHLKSVLHQSRSRSAGNATPSSSANTGTGSMVTNLAPTTVGSTTQLVNTSTSNCVTQANLTASAVMTKDGEQVQPQLAPSLLSSPVASAQAMSAILTLLTSNPNSLPHSILPSLFTTGTSATPGAAAPQLIPQPQMLMPLVLNGLQTQIQGQNPESPNQLLQQAVPVLGLSAAQQALLAQRLSGLQSQWAAFGLPTNTQVSLEETNKMPDKGADMRVCNEIKVEPSDHQMSLKSEEDWKIGVKKEMCIKAENTQEQSEKIVGNSTTCDKKEKEESEMEVEGTGETVCEEKDANSKVTKSTPALVLQGDSPFSCALDPNQGLSHTHTVNSSAAANCNFRNTNFALKSSGHRSAKDQLLLSSGRPVLTEFQSQVLWAFLESRDDAEISSPQREDCEALGREVGLSGEEVRKWFLDAWQSKDRERLDSFHDERDRSMDEEEGNLMIDEGEDGHSPSATGSHAIDLSSSAERHRIGKGSPRELLLTSDSENEEFYTSVIVTDEESQSSSMREESGSPVKQSSQVEPTAERSSGGGKVLRSTTVFLSDAEDEYDDEQSMKRKKRKSEIDKEEVEIKREKQDVDLDLQLEAQADPPTPLSVALDHQGVPAGILQSLPLSLSLTPLSTQLYSPYVLSLPSSVIGVGVSEGDRGKMAFSNTQAITRSPAALSDPLNAPTGTSLTHSFLSNGNDCESALDLSMGKNHSSTVSSTSSFVSAANKPSIQKTHLLDGLGLRPATVGVPTDGSLIVVQVKPDSAIAIPSPNNSTLTNRNNLAKTSTVYMRAAEKVNTSLIEREKEKEREKEQEQKRPKVRRFRDMRRSRTIIHADQLDILYGCYFKDPNPGKHEFEQISEWVNLPKKVVQIWFQNMRARERKGEVRFISDGTLAAVGKPLIKFTWPLSKPIFSTPPKTNTSPSAGWASAKPQTGNVPPKTDKVKEVKEPLKTPTQGPSRPNQTPTFTVVSTGPSLVHKTKADATPITMVKIAPKTLATPVAVPLLVSGIPATRSAPKRKVEEVQAESDHTEDEDDDYQAVVESGTTSHMVPKLSTTPISKSSTLVSQKHNGLKYWSQKGPFKINTLSREQLGLSSQRPTPTTTATTTPTTPSAVKVTASSGLSQKETSYMQQNSTPRRPRTHLNSLQLSILQSCYETCAHPNALECEAVGTELGLPLKVVQIWFQNTRAKEKRWRLQQEKMSPNPNDPSKKVDISSGSYLQYNALRANRPILPKPVQLTVMDPTLSYTIGQTTGRETLRGKCEACGVEFESRAAARDHVFSARHLATLRTTNFGQQASLVSNGSGTGSTGVASQSSTPSPASSSS; encoded by the exons ATGTGGTTATGCCCTCTATGTCAGGAAAGTCAACCAGACCGTGAGAATCTCTCTCTTCACCTTACAGGCAAACACAGTGTCCTCCCTGCTTGCCTTGATAAGTTACTGGATATT GCTGCTCCTAAGCACCGTTCCATCGCTGAAGAAGAGGAATCCAAAGCCCAAAATGATGCAG ATGACGCATCTCAGCTGAAACATTTAGAATACACAAAATCCCCCTCAATGGCTTCCCAAAATGAGACCGAATCTACAGACGCAGGTGACAAGGGTGGTTCTTCTCAGGAAAAAGAGCTGGATGAAGAGATGGAGGGAGGGAGAAATGCAGAAAGTGATGCAGTGGGGCTGGAGTTAGATCAGGACGATGCAGAGCAAGCTATAAAAACATCAGAGGCTTCTGTCAGCAATGGCAGATCTATCTGTAAAAACAGTGTAGCCTCTGAAGGTGACAACCGTCCATTCAAGTGTAATGCATGTTTGGAGTCATTTCCCACTAGAACAGCTTTGAGCGTTCATTATAATTCAACCACCCATATTCAAAGGATGAGAACCGGGACATTGAAAGACAGTGAATCAACCCCTTTCCTGGCTCGACCTTACATCTCCAACAAACCATACCAGTGTGCCGTCTGTCGTGTCTCCTACAATCATGCCATCACCCTGGAAAGTCATTTAAAATCTGTGTTGCACCAGAGTCGCAGCAGGAGTGCTGGGAATGCTACTCCCAGTTCCAGTGCAAATACAGGAACTGGATCCATGGTTACAAACTTGGCTCCGACTACTGTTGGAAGCACCACACAGTTAGTTAACACCTCCACCAGCAATTGTGTCACCCAAGCAAACCTGACTGCATCAGCAGTAATGACCAAAGACGGAGAGCAGGTGCAGCCTCAGCTAGCTCCCTCATTACTTTCTTCTCCGGTGGCCTCTGCACAAGCCATGTCTGCTATTCTCACTCTCCTGACTTCCAACCCTAATTCTCTCCCACACTCCATTCTTCCTTCTCTCTTCACAACTGGAACGTCTGCAACACCAGGCGCAGCTGCCCCGCAGCTTATACCCCAGCCTCAGATGCTCATGCCCCTGGTGTTGAATGGACTCCAAACCCAAATCCAGGGCCAGAATCCAGAGTCTCCAAACCAGCTTTTGCAGCAAGCAGTGCCAGTCCTTGGTCTCAGTGCTGCGCAACAGGCTCTCTTGGCCCAAAGACTCAGTGGCTTACAAAGTCAGTGGGCTGCATTTGGCCTCCCAACCAACACTCAAGTGAGTTTAGAGGAGACCAACAAGATGCCGGACAAAGGTGCCGACATGAGAGTATGCAATGAGATAAAAGTCGAGCCATCTGATCATCAAATGTCACTAAAATCAGAAGAGGACTGGAAAATTGGTGTAAAAAAAGAGATGTGTATTAAGGCTGAGAATACACAGGAGCAAAGTGAGAAAATAGTGGGCAACAGCACAACATGTgataaaaaagagaaagaagaaagtgAAATGGAAGTTGAGGGGACGGGTGAAACAGTGTGTGAAGAGAAAGATGCAAACTCCAAAGTAACTAAATCCACACCAGCCCTGGTCCTTCAGGGTGATAGTCCGTTTTCATGTGCTTTGGATCCAAACCAAGGTCTCAGCCATACACACACTGTTAACAGCTCTGCTGCTGCTAATTGTAACTTTCGTAACACTAATTTTgccttaaaatcttcaggccaTAGAAGTGCAAAAGATCAACTGCTCTTGTCTTCAGGAAGGCCTGTGCTCACTGAGTTCCAGTCTCAGGTTCTGTGGGCCTTTTTAGAGTCACGAGATGATGCTGAGATATCTAGTCCTCAGCGGGAGGACTGCGAAGCCCTTGGCAGGGAGGTAGGGCTAAGTGGAGAAGAGGTACGCAAGTGGTTCTTAGATGCCTGGCAATCCAAAGATAGGGAGAGATTAGACAGCTTCCATGATGAAAGAGACAGAAGTATGGATGAAGAAGAAGGTAATTTAATGATAGATGAGGGTGAAGATGGACATAGTCCATCAGCGACAGGTAGTCATGCCATTGACTTGTCCAGTAGTGCGGAAAGACACAGGATTGGTAAGGGAAGCCCAAGAGAACTGCTGTTGACATCTGACTCTGAAAATGAAGAGTTCTACACATCTGTTATTGTTACTGATGAAGAAAGTCAAAGCAGCTCTATGAGGGAAGAGTCCGGTAGCCCAGTCAAACAGTCTTCACAGGTAGAGCCAACAGCTGAAAGGTCAAGTGGTGGTGGAAAGGTTCTTCGCTCTACCACAGTCTTCCTATCGGATGCAGAGGATGAATATGATGATGAACAAAGTATGaagaggaaaaagagaaagagtgagatTGATAAGGAAGAGGTGGAGATCAAGCGGGAGAAGCAAGATGTAGATCTTGATCTTCAGCTGGAGGCACAAGCAGACCCCCCTACTCCTCTTTCAGTTGCACTTGATCATCAGGGTGTTCCAGCTGGCATCTTGCAGTCACTGCCCCTTTCCCTGTCTTTGACTCCTCTTTCCACCCAGTTATACAGTCCATATGTACTCTCACTTCCTTCATCAGTTATTGGGGTTGGTGTTTCTGAAGGTGATAGGGGTAAAATGGCCTTTTCAAACACTCAAGCAATTACTCGAAGTCCAGCTGCACTTTCAGACCCCCTTAATGCACCCACAGGCACCTCTCTTACACACTCCTTTTTATCTAATGGTAATGATTGTGAGTCTGCTTTGGATCTAAGCATGGGGAAAAATCACAGCTCGACAgtatcatcaacatcatcatttGTCTCCGCAGCTAACAAGCCCTCTATACAGAAAACTCATTTGCTTGATGGTCTGGGACTGAGACCAGCAACTGTTGGGGTTCCTACAGATGGAAGCCTTATTGTTGTTCAGGTGAAGCCAGATTCTGCCATTGCTATCCCATCTCCCAATAACAGTACTCTAACTAATCGCAATAATTTGGCTAAGACTAGCACTGTGTACATGAGGGCAGCAGAAAAAGTTAACACATCACTCATTGAAAGGGAAAAAGAGAAGGAACGAGAAAAAGAGCAGGAACAAAAGAGGCCAAAAGTCAGACGGTTCAGGGACATGAGACGGTCCAGGACCATCATCCATGCTGACCAGCTTGATATTCTCTATGGGTGTTATTTCAAAGATCCAAACCCTGGAAAGCATGAATTTGAGCAAATATCTGAGTGGGTGAACCTTCCAAAGAAAGTGGTTCAGATCTGGTTCCAGAATATGAGGGCCAGGGAGCGAAAGGGAGAGGTCCGTTTTATCAGTGATGGCACTTTGGCAGCTGTTGGGAAACCACTCATTAAGTTCACCTGGCCACTCTCGAAGCCCATATTCTCAACCCCTCCTAAAACTAACACAAGTCCCTCTGCTGGCTGGGCCTCTGCAAAACCCCAAACTGGAAATGTTCCCCCAAAGACAGATAAGGTGAAAGAGGTCAAGGAGCCCTTGAAAACTCCCACTCAAGGTCCAAGTAGACCAAATCAGACACCCACTTTCACTGTTGTGTCCACTGGTCCTTCATTAGTTCACAAGACCAAAGCAGATGCAACTCCCATCACAATGGTTAAAATAGCTCCTAAGACACTGGCCACACCAGTTGCAGTCCCTCTGCTTGTTAGTGGGATTCCTGCAACTCGATCTGCTCCAAAAAGGAAGGTTGAAGAGGTACAAGCTGAGTCAGACCATaccgaggatgaggatgatgattatCAAGCAGTGGTCGAGTCTGGGACTACCAGCCATATGGTGCCAAAATTGTCCACTACGCCAATAAGCAAGTCTTCTACCTTGGTATCTCAGAAACACAATGGGCTCAAATATTGGTCTCAGAAAGGACCATTCAAGATCAACACCCTGTCAAGAGAACAGTTAGGCCTGAGCTCCCAGCGACCTACGCCCACGACCACGGCCACCACCACCCCTACCACACCATCTGCTGTGAAGGTTACAGCATCCTCTGGTCTAAGCCAAAAAGAAACCAGTTACATGCAGCAGAACTCCACCCCAAGACGACCTCGAACTCACCTGAACTCTCTTCAGCTGTCCATCCTGCAGTCGTGCTACGAGACATGTGCTCATCCTAATGCACTGGAGTGTGAGGCGGTGGGCACAGAGCTTGGGCTTCCACTAAAGGTTGTGCAAATCTGGTTCCAAAATACACGTGCCAAGGAGAAACGCTGGAGGCTTCAGCAGGAGAAAATG TCTCCTAATCCCAATGACCCTTCTAAGAAGGTAGACATCAGCTCGGGAAGCTACCTACAATATAATGCTCTCCGAGCCAACCGCCCCATCCTGCCCAAACCTGTACAACTGACAGTTATGGATCCAACTCTTTCATATACCATCGGCCAGACAACAGGCCGTGAGACTCTGAGAGGCAAGTGCGAGGCCTGTGGGGTTGAATTCGAATCCAGGGCTGCAGCACGTGACCATGTCTTCTCAGCTCGACATCTTGCCACTCTGAGAACCACTAACTTTGGTCAGCAAGCATCATTGGTCAGCAATGGATCTGGTACGGGGTCTACTGGTGTTGCCAGCCAGTCTTCTACCCCATCACCAGCTAGCAGCTCCAGCTAA
- the zfhx2 gene encoding zinc finger homeobox protein 4 isoform X1, with translation MQEEPGETLRGANNRGSMWLCPLCQESQPDRENLSLHLTGKHSVLPACLDKLLDIAAPKHRSIAEEEESKAQNDADDASQLKHLEYTKSPSMASQNETESTDAGDKGGSSQEKELDEEMEGGRNAESDAVGLELDQDDAEQAIKTSEASVSNGRSICKNSVASEGDNRPFKCNACLESFPTRTALSVHYNSTTHIQRMRTGTLKDSESTPFLARPYISNKPYQCAVCRVSYNHAITLESHLKSVLHQSRSRSAGNATPSSSANTGTGSMVTNLAPTTVGSTTQLVNTSTSNCVTQANLTASAVMTKDGEQVQPQLAPSLLSSPVASAQAMSAILTLLTSNPNSLPHSILPSLFTTGTSATPGAAAPQLIPQPQMLMPLVLNGLQTQIQGQNPESPNQLLQQAVPVLGLSAAQQALLAQRLSGLQSQWAAFGLPTNTQVSLEETNKMPDKGADMRVCNEIKVEPSDHQMSLKSEEDWKIGVKKEMCIKAENTQEQSEKIVGNSTTCDKKEKEESEMEVEGTGETVCEEKDANSKVTKSTPALVLQGDSPFSCALDPNQGLSHTHTVNSSAAANCNFRNTNFALKSSGHRSAKDQLLLSSGRPVLTEFQSQVLWAFLESRDDAEISSPQREDCEALGREVGLSGEEVRKWFLDAWQSKDRERLDSFHDERDRSMDEEEGNLMIDEGEDGHSPSATGSHAIDLSSSAERHRIGKGSPRELLLTSDSENEEFYTSVIVTDEESQSSSMREESGSPVKQSSQVEPTAERSSGGGKVLRSTTVFLSDAEDEYDDEQSMKRKKRKSEIDKEEVEIKREKQDVDLDLQLEAQADPPTPLSVALDHQGVPAGILQSLPLSLSLTPLSTQLYSPYVLSLPSSVIGVGVSEGDRGKMAFSNTQAITRSPAALSDPLNAPTGTSLTHSFLSNGNDCESALDLSMGKNHSSTVSSTSSFVSAANKPSIQKTHLLDGLGLRPATVGVPTDGSLIVVQVKPDSAIAIPSPNNSTLTNRNNLAKTSTVYMRAAEKVNTSLIEREKEKEREKEQEQKRPKVRRFRDMRRSRTIIHADQLDILYGCYFKDPNPGKHEFEQISEWVNLPKKVVQIWFQNMRARERKGEVRFISDGTLAAVGKPLIKFTWPLSKPIFSTPPKTNTSPSAGWASAKPQTGNVPPKTDKVKEVKEPLKTPTQGPSRPNQTPTFTVVSTGPSLVHKTKADATPITMVKIAPKTLATPVAVPLLVSGIPATRSAPKRKVEEVQAESDHTEDEDDDYQAVVESGTTSHMVPKLSTTPISKSSTLVSQKHNGLKYWSQKGPFKINTLSREQLGLSSQRPTPTTTATTTPTTPSAVKVTASSGLSQKETSYMQQNSTPRRPRTHLNSLQLSILQSCYETCAHPNALECEAVGTELGLPLKVVQIWFQNTRAKEKRWRLQQEKMSPNPNDPSKKVDISSGSYLQYNALRANRPILPKPVQLTVMDPTLSYTIGQTTGRETLRGKCEACGVEFESRAAARDHVFSARHLATLRTTNFGQQASLVSNGSGTGSTGVASQSSTPSPASSSS, from the exons ATGCAG GAGGAGCCAGGAGAAACTCTGAGAGGTGCCAATAACAGGGGGTCAATGTGGTTATGCCCTCTATGTCAGGAAAGTCAACCAGACCGTGAGAATCTCTCTCTTCACCTTACAGGCAAACACAGTGTCCTCCCTGCTTGCCTTGATAAGTTACTGGATATT GCTGCTCCTAAGCACCGTTCCATCGCTGAAGAAGAGGAATCCAAAGCCCAAAATGATGCAG ATGACGCATCTCAGCTGAAACATTTAGAATACACAAAATCCCCCTCAATGGCTTCCCAAAATGAGACCGAATCTACAGACGCAGGTGACAAGGGTGGTTCTTCTCAGGAAAAAGAGCTGGATGAAGAGATGGAGGGAGGGAGAAATGCAGAAAGTGATGCAGTGGGGCTGGAGTTAGATCAGGACGATGCAGAGCAAGCTATAAAAACATCAGAGGCTTCTGTCAGCAATGGCAGATCTATCTGTAAAAACAGTGTAGCCTCTGAAGGTGACAACCGTCCATTCAAGTGTAATGCATGTTTGGAGTCATTTCCCACTAGAACAGCTTTGAGCGTTCATTATAATTCAACCACCCATATTCAAAGGATGAGAACCGGGACATTGAAAGACAGTGAATCAACCCCTTTCCTGGCTCGACCTTACATCTCCAACAAACCATACCAGTGTGCCGTCTGTCGTGTCTCCTACAATCATGCCATCACCCTGGAAAGTCATTTAAAATCTGTGTTGCACCAGAGTCGCAGCAGGAGTGCTGGGAATGCTACTCCCAGTTCCAGTGCAAATACAGGAACTGGATCCATGGTTACAAACTTGGCTCCGACTACTGTTGGAAGCACCACACAGTTAGTTAACACCTCCACCAGCAATTGTGTCACCCAAGCAAACCTGACTGCATCAGCAGTAATGACCAAAGACGGAGAGCAGGTGCAGCCTCAGCTAGCTCCCTCATTACTTTCTTCTCCGGTGGCCTCTGCACAAGCCATGTCTGCTATTCTCACTCTCCTGACTTCCAACCCTAATTCTCTCCCACACTCCATTCTTCCTTCTCTCTTCACAACTGGAACGTCTGCAACACCAGGCGCAGCTGCCCCGCAGCTTATACCCCAGCCTCAGATGCTCATGCCCCTGGTGTTGAATGGACTCCAAACCCAAATCCAGGGCCAGAATCCAGAGTCTCCAAACCAGCTTTTGCAGCAAGCAGTGCCAGTCCTTGGTCTCAGTGCTGCGCAACAGGCTCTCTTGGCCCAAAGACTCAGTGGCTTACAAAGTCAGTGGGCTGCATTTGGCCTCCCAACCAACACTCAAGTGAGTTTAGAGGAGACCAACAAGATGCCGGACAAAGGTGCCGACATGAGAGTATGCAATGAGATAAAAGTCGAGCCATCTGATCATCAAATGTCACTAAAATCAGAAGAGGACTGGAAAATTGGTGTAAAAAAAGAGATGTGTATTAAGGCTGAGAATACACAGGAGCAAAGTGAGAAAATAGTGGGCAACAGCACAACATGTgataaaaaagagaaagaagaaagtgAAATGGAAGTTGAGGGGACGGGTGAAACAGTGTGTGAAGAGAAAGATGCAAACTCCAAAGTAACTAAATCCACACCAGCCCTGGTCCTTCAGGGTGATAGTCCGTTTTCATGTGCTTTGGATCCAAACCAAGGTCTCAGCCATACACACACTGTTAACAGCTCTGCTGCTGCTAATTGTAACTTTCGTAACACTAATTTTgccttaaaatcttcaggccaTAGAAGTGCAAAAGATCAACTGCTCTTGTCTTCAGGAAGGCCTGTGCTCACTGAGTTCCAGTCTCAGGTTCTGTGGGCCTTTTTAGAGTCACGAGATGATGCTGAGATATCTAGTCCTCAGCGGGAGGACTGCGAAGCCCTTGGCAGGGAGGTAGGGCTAAGTGGAGAAGAGGTACGCAAGTGGTTCTTAGATGCCTGGCAATCCAAAGATAGGGAGAGATTAGACAGCTTCCATGATGAAAGAGACAGAAGTATGGATGAAGAAGAAGGTAATTTAATGATAGATGAGGGTGAAGATGGACATAGTCCATCAGCGACAGGTAGTCATGCCATTGACTTGTCCAGTAGTGCGGAAAGACACAGGATTGGTAAGGGAAGCCCAAGAGAACTGCTGTTGACATCTGACTCTGAAAATGAAGAGTTCTACACATCTGTTATTGTTACTGATGAAGAAAGTCAAAGCAGCTCTATGAGGGAAGAGTCCGGTAGCCCAGTCAAACAGTCTTCACAGGTAGAGCCAACAGCTGAAAGGTCAAGTGGTGGTGGAAAGGTTCTTCGCTCTACCACAGTCTTCCTATCGGATGCAGAGGATGAATATGATGATGAACAAAGTATGaagaggaaaaagagaaagagtgagatTGATAAGGAAGAGGTGGAGATCAAGCGGGAGAAGCAAGATGTAGATCTTGATCTTCAGCTGGAGGCACAAGCAGACCCCCCTACTCCTCTTTCAGTTGCACTTGATCATCAGGGTGTTCCAGCTGGCATCTTGCAGTCACTGCCCCTTTCCCTGTCTTTGACTCCTCTTTCCACCCAGTTATACAGTCCATATGTACTCTCACTTCCTTCATCAGTTATTGGGGTTGGTGTTTCTGAAGGTGATAGGGGTAAAATGGCCTTTTCAAACACTCAAGCAATTACTCGAAGTCCAGCTGCACTTTCAGACCCCCTTAATGCACCCACAGGCACCTCTCTTACACACTCCTTTTTATCTAATGGTAATGATTGTGAGTCTGCTTTGGATCTAAGCATGGGGAAAAATCACAGCTCGACAgtatcatcaacatcatcatttGTCTCCGCAGCTAACAAGCCCTCTATACAGAAAACTCATTTGCTTGATGGTCTGGGACTGAGACCAGCAACTGTTGGGGTTCCTACAGATGGAAGCCTTATTGTTGTTCAGGTGAAGCCAGATTCTGCCATTGCTATCCCATCTCCCAATAACAGTACTCTAACTAATCGCAATAATTTGGCTAAGACTAGCACTGTGTACATGAGGGCAGCAGAAAAAGTTAACACATCACTCATTGAAAGGGAAAAAGAGAAGGAACGAGAAAAAGAGCAGGAACAAAAGAGGCCAAAAGTCAGACGGTTCAGGGACATGAGACGGTCCAGGACCATCATCCATGCTGACCAGCTTGATATTCTCTATGGGTGTTATTTCAAAGATCCAAACCCTGGAAAGCATGAATTTGAGCAAATATCTGAGTGGGTGAACCTTCCAAAGAAAGTGGTTCAGATCTGGTTCCAGAATATGAGGGCCAGGGAGCGAAAGGGAGAGGTCCGTTTTATCAGTGATGGCACTTTGGCAGCTGTTGGGAAACCACTCATTAAGTTCACCTGGCCACTCTCGAAGCCCATATTCTCAACCCCTCCTAAAACTAACACAAGTCCCTCTGCTGGCTGGGCCTCTGCAAAACCCCAAACTGGAAATGTTCCCCCAAAGACAGATAAGGTGAAAGAGGTCAAGGAGCCCTTGAAAACTCCCACTCAAGGTCCAAGTAGACCAAATCAGACACCCACTTTCACTGTTGTGTCCACTGGTCCTTCATTAGTTCACAAGACCAAAGCAGATGCAACTCCCATCACAATGGTTAAAATAGCTCCTAAGACACTGGCCACACCAGTTGCAGTCCCTCTGCTTGTTAGTGGGATTCCTGCAACTCGATCTGCTCCAAAAAGGAAGGTTGAAGAGGTACAAGCTGAGTCAGACCATaccgaggatgaggatgatgattatCAAGCAGTGGTCGAGTCTGGGACTACCAGCCATATGGTGCCAAAATTGTCCACTACGCCAATAAGCAAGTCTTCTACCTTGGTATCTCAGAAACACAATGGGCTCAAATATTGGTCTCAGAAAGGACCATTCAAGATCAACACCCTGTCAAGAGAACAGTTAGGCCTGAGCTCCCAGCGACCTACGCCCACGACCACGGCCACCACCACCCCTACCACACCATCTGCTGTGAAGGTTACAGCATCCTCTGGTCTAAGCCAAAAAGAAACCAGTTACATGCAGCAGAACTCCACCCCAAGACGACCTCGAACTCACCTGAACTCTCTTCAGCTGTCCATCCTGCAGTCGTGCTACGAGACATGTGCTCATCCTAATGCACTGGAGTGTGAGGCGGTGGGCACAGAGCTTGGGCTTCCACTAAAGGTTGTGCAAATCTGGTTCCAAAATACACGTGCCAAGGAGAAACGCTGGAGGCTTCAGCAGGAGAAAATG TCTCCTAATCCCAATGACCCTTCTAAGAAGGTAGACATCAGCTCGGGAAGCTACCTACAATATAATGCTCTCCGAGCCAACCGCCCCATCCTGCCCAAACCTGTACAACTGACAGTTATGGATCCAACTCTTTCATATACCATCGGCCAGACAACAGGCCGTGAGACTCTGAGAGGCAAGTGCGAGGCCTGTGGGGTTGAATTCGAATCCAGGGCTGCAGCACGTGACCATGTCTTCTCAGCTCGACATCTTGCCACTCTGAGAACCACTAACTTTGGTCAGCAAGCATCATTGGTCAGCAATGGATCTGGTACGGGGTCTACTGGTGTTGCCAGCCAGTCTTCTACCCCATCACCAGCTAGCAGCTCCAGCTAA